From Actinoplanes oblitus, a single genomic window includes:
- a CDS encoding RICIN domain-containing protein, with the protein MKTLLALLLMLAPVTITNGTQFGGVHAHGGGMIKVGAYYYWFGENRNADDTFAAVSVYRSTDLRDWEFRNNVLTRSSASELASAKIERPKVIYNASTGKYVMWMHKENGTDYGEARAAVAVSDTIDGDYAYAGSFRPFGSYMSRDLTLYQEGSAAYMISAADENRDLMIYRLTPDYLNVASVVGNFWNDASREAPALFKRGGTYFMLTSGTSGWNPNQARYATAPSIAGPWTGWTDVGDPTTYHSQPAYVLQLGSSYLYLGDRWAGAWGAPVNSSEYVWLPITFPSSTSMSLSWSPSITVDAAAGTVTGSAVTYYRVTNRSTSKVMDVWNASTADNAEVRTYAANNGANQEWDFRSTGGGYVNVINRNSGKCLDVAAGSTADGANIIQYTCGAGANQQWQWVAAGGYYQLKARHSGKCLTLAADAVDLQQATCSSSATTQQWSR; encoded by the coding sequence ATGAAAACGTTGCTCGCCCTGCTGCTGATGCTCGCCCCGGTCACCATCACCAACGGCACCCAGTTCGGCGGCGTGCACGCGCACGGCGGCGGGATGATCAAAGTGGGCGCGTACTACTACTGGTTCGGCGAGAACCGCAACGCCGACGACACGTTCGCCGCGGTCAGCGTCTACCGCTCCACCGACCTGCGAGACTGGGAGTTCCGCAACAACGTGCTGACCCGGTCCTCCGCGTCCGAGCTGGCCTCCGCCAAGATCGAGCGACCCAAGGTGATCTACAACGCGTCCACCGGGAAGTACGTGATGTGGATGCACAAGGAGAACGGGACCGACTACGGCGAGGCCCGCGCGGCGGTCGCGGTTTCCGACACGATCGACGGCGATTACGCGTACGCCGGCAGCTTCCGCCCGTTCGGCAGCTACATGTCGCGGGACCTCACGCTCTATCAGGAGGGTTCCGCGGCGTACATGATCTCGGCGGCGGACGAGAACCGGGACCTGATGATCTACCGGCTCACCCCCGACTACCTGAACGTGGCGTCTGTCGTCGGCAACTTCTGGAACGACGCGTCCCGGGAGGCGCCGGCCCTGTTCAAGCGGGGCGGCACGTACTTCATGCTGACCTCGGGGACGTCCGGCTGGAACCCCAACCAGGCCCGCTACGCCACCGCGCCGAGCATCGCCGGGCCGTGGACCGGCTGGACCGACGTGGGTGACCCGACGACCTATCACTCGCAGCCGGCGTACGTCCTGCAGCTGGGCAGCAGCTATCTCTACCTGGGCGACCGCTGGGCCGGGGCGTGGGGCGCGCCGGTCAACAGCTCCGAGTACGTCTGGCTGCCGATCACGTTCCCGAGCAGCACGTCGATGTCGCTGTCCTGGTCGCCGTCGATCACCGTGGACGCGGCGGCCGGCACGGTCACCGGCAGCGCGGTCACCTACTACCGGGTCACCAACCGGAGCACGTCGAAGGTGATGGACGTGTGGAACGCCTCGACGGCCGACAACGCCGAGGTGCGCACGTACGCCGCCAACAACGGCGCCAACCAGGAGTGGGACTTCCGGTCGACCGGCGGCGGCTACGTCAACGTGATCAACCGCAACAGCGGCAAGTGCCTGGACGTGGCCGCCGGCTCCACCGCCGACGGCGCCAACATCATCCAGTACACCTGCGGGGCCGGCGCCAACCAGCAGTGGCAGTGGGTCGCGGCTGGGGGCTACTACCAGCTCAAGGCCCGTCACTCCGGCAAGTGCCTGACCCTGGCCGCCGACGCTGTCGACCTCCAGCAGGCCACCTGCTCGTCGTCCGCCACCACCCAGCAGTGGTC